In Rosa chinensis cultivar Old Blush chromosome 1, RchiOBHm-V2, whole genome shotgun sequence, a genomic segment contains:
- the LOC112184073 gene encoding rhodanese-like domain-containing protein 14, chloroplastic encodes MASLTSISLHSSSLLGFASKHDHTSCWFTVRSVRSSRQGLSSQTVPRGLKIRSAATKQAKTPAEEDWKIKRELLLQKKVRSVDAKEALRLQKENNFVILDVRPVAEFKEAHPPNAVNVQIYRLIKEWTAWDIARRAAFAFFGIFAGTEENPEFIQTVESKIDKKAKIIVACASGGTMRPTQNLPEGQQSRSLIAAYLLVLNGYTNVFHLEGGLYSWFKEGLPVESEEEEKE; translated from the exons ATGGCTTCTCTTACTTCAATCAGCCTACACTCATCTTCACTATTGGGATTTGCTTCTAAACATGATCATACTTCTTGCTGGTTTACAGTGAGATCAGTAAGATCCTCAAGGCAAGGATTGTCATCGCAGACCGTCCCACGGGGCCTGAAAATTCGAAGTGCAGCAACAAAACAAGCCAAAACTCCAG CTGAAGAGGATTGGAAGATTAAGAGGGAACTTCTGCTACAGAAGAAG GTAAGAAGTGTGGATGCAAAAGAAGCTCTGCGGCTTCAGAAAGAAAACAACTTCGTGATTCTTGACGTACGGCCTGTAGCAGAGTTTAAAGAG GCTCATCCGCCGAACGCTGTCAATGTGCAAATTTATAGGCTTATAAAGGAGTGGACAGCTTGGGACATTGCTAGGCGAGCTGCATTTGCATTTTTCGGCATTTTTGCAGGCACAGAAGAGAATCCTGAGTTCATTCAAA CTGTGGAATCAAAGATAGATAAGAAGGCAAAGATAATAGTGGCTTGTGCATCTGGGGGTACAATGAGACCAACCCAGAATCTACCAGAAGGTCAACAATCAAG ATCACTGATAGCGGCCTACTTGCTTGTCCTCAACGGTTATACCAATGTGTTCCACTTAGAAGGCGGACTTTACTCGTGGTTCAAAGAGGGACTGCCGGTagaatcagaagaagaagaaaaggagtgA